A window of Flavobacterium flavigenum contains these coding sequences:
- a CDS encoding DinB family protein, translated as MLASGLSTNEYSVFNATYIKAANDKTLLDGLREGLPQLLNFIGNVPADKLEYRYAEGKWTIKDIVLHMIDTERIFAYRALRISRGDKTPLPGFEENDYVPFAFANSRSIESLLAEYESARKATISFFESLNEDQLLFMGTASNTAISVRAIGFIITGHQNHHLRVISERYL; from the coding sequence ATGTTAGCTTCAGGTTTATCAACAAATGAATATTCTGTTTTTAATGCAACTTATATAAAAGCTGCTAATGATAAAACATTATTAGATGGTTTAAGAGAAGGGCTGCCACAGCTGCTTAACTTTATAGGAAATGTTCCGGCTGATAAATTAGAATATCGTTATGCGGAAGGGAAATGGACAATAAAGGATATTGTTCTTCATATGATTGATACAGAGCGTATTTTTGCTTATCGGGCTTTAAGAATCAGCAGAGGGGATAAAACTCCTTTGCCGGGTTTTGAAGAAAATGATTATGTTCCGTTTGCGTTTGCTAATTCCCGTTCAATAGAGAGTTTATTGGCTGAATATGAAAGTGCAAGAAAAGCAACAATTAGTTTTTTTGAAAGTCTGAATGAAGATCAGCTTTTATTTATGGGGACGGCTTCGAATACGGCAATTTCTGTAAGGGCAATAGGTTTTATTATTACAGGCCATCAGAATCATCACCTAAGAGTGATTTCAGAAAGGTACCTATAA
- a CDS encoding BlaI/MecI/CopY family transcriptional regulator has product MQKLTNKEEEIMHILWKLKKAFVKEVQAEITEDQPHYNTLSTIIRNLEEKGFVGHNAFGNTHQYYPVISLEAYSKKYMKTAIDNYFNSSYKNMVSFFAKEEKISATELREILAMIENPKEEEK; this is encoded by the coding sequence ATGCAAAAGTTAACAAACAAAGAAGAAGAAATAATGCATATTTTATGGAAGCTGAAAAAAGCTTTCGTAAAAGAAGTACAGGCAGAAATCACCGAAGATCAGCCTCATTATAACACACTTTCAACAATTATTCGAAACCTGGAAGAAAAAGGTTTTGTCGGGCACAATGCCTTTGGAAATACGCATCAATATTATCCTGTGATAAGCCTTGAAGCATACAGCAAAAAATACATGAAAACTGCAATTGATAATTATTTCAACAGTTCTTATAAAAATATGGTTTCGTTTTTTGCCAAAGAAGAAAAAATATCTGCTACCGAATTACGTGAAATCTTAGCTATGATTGAAAATCCAAAAGAAGAAGAAAAATAA
- a CDS encoding phosphoenolpyruvate carboxylase translates to MYTLPKIERFNQDVLSKYHIYNSVFITLPFDSIDNTGVLLPLFTETCETGFKKQETPKEIFDFFSNKFLNNASETEKIDLMFRFIQYIERQIVLFDAIEDAAFPVVNNMEGRGSLRDIKEKSDAKEKDDALIDFLENFNVRTVLTAHPTQFYPGPVLGIINDLTEAIRQNDLLKIKQLLAQLGKTPFIQNEKPNPYDEAVSLIWYLENVFYDTAGEIVHYLQKNILQGDAIQNQLIKLGFWPGGDRDGNPFVTTDITLKVAERLRTSILKCYYVEMRNLKRKLTFSGVDTLVAELEYKLYRSVFYSKGEIYITLEELLTQLNKIRAIIIEKHQSLYLDELEALLVKINLFGFHFATLDIRQNSKIHNAVFHDIVNYYLNSDSKIFPENYFDLSEDEKLIVLSKVKGDLNPADFENDITRLTLESVQAIKTIQENNGEFGANRYIISNNESALNVMETFAMIRLNNWGNPTVDIIPLFESVDDLQNAHSIMEQLYTNPEYAAHLKSRGNKQTIMLGFSDGTKDGGYLMANWSIYQAKIELTQISRQYGIQAIFFDGRGGPPARGGGKTHKFYASLGPKIENNEIQITVQGQTISSNFGTLDSCRYNIENLLSAGVTNQVFGKDKNELSADETAILTQLAGLGYEKYLSFKNHPKFIPYLEKMSTLKYYSKTNIGSRPSKRSKSEQLDFADLRAIPFVGSWSQLKQNVPGFFGVGTALKHFEDTNQWDKVNDLYHNSLFFKTLLENSMMSLAKSFLPLTAYMKKDPEFGEFWQIIYDEFKETERLLLKIAGHKTLMENYPDGKASIQIRERIVLPLLTIQQYALLRINELNKEKAVDQDLIKVYEKIVTRSLFGNTNASRNSA, encoded by the coding sequence ATGTACACGTTACCAAAAATAGAACGTTTCAATCAGGATGTTCTTTCTAAATATCACATTTATAATAGTGTTTTTATAACATTACCCTTCGATTCGATTGATAATACCGGAGTTTTACTTCCATTGTTTACAGAAACATGCGAAACAGGTTTTAAAAAGCAGGAAACTCCGAAAGAAATTTTCGATTTTTTTTCAAATAAATTTTTGAATAACGCTTCTGAGACAGAAAAGATTGATTTAATGTTTCGTTTTATTCAGTATATCGAACGTCAAATAGTATTGTTTGATGCTATTGAAGACGCCGCTTTTCCTGTTGTAAATAATATGGAAGGACGGGGTTCTCTTCGTGATATTAAAGAAAAGTCAGATGCAAAGGAAAAAGATGACGCATTAATCGATTTTCTTGAAAATTTCAATGTCAGAACTGTTTTAACAGCGCATCCAACACAGTTTTATCCGGGACCGGTTCTTGGGATTATAAATGATTTGACTGAAGCAATCAGACAAAATGATTTATTAAAAATCAAACAACTGTTGGCGCAGTTAGGAAAGACTCCTTTTATCCAAAATGAAAAACCAAATCCGTATGATGAAGCAGTAAGTTTGATTTGGTATTTGGAAAATGTATTCTACGATACAGCAGGTGAAATAGTGCATTATCTGCAAAAAAATATTCTTCAGGGAGATGCTATTCAAAATCAATTAATAAAACTTGGTTTCTGGCCAGGAGGAGATCGTGATGGTAATCCATTTGTGACCACCGATATCACATTGAAAGTTGCTGAGCGTCTGCGCACTTCAATTTTGAAATGTTACTATGTTGAAATGCGTAACTTAAAAAGAAAGTTAACTTTCTCAGGTGTAGATACTTTGGTTGCAGAACTTGAATATAAACTTTATAGATCTGTTTTTTATTCTAAAGGTGAAATTTATATCACTTTAGAAGAGTTGCTGACTCAGTTAAATAAAATCAGAGCCATAATTATCGAAAAACATCAGTCTTTATATTTAGATGAATTAGAGGCTTTATTGGTTAAAATTAATTTGTTTGGTTTTCATTTTGCGACTTTAGATATACGTCAGAACAGTAAAATTCACAATGCTGTTTTTCATGATATCGTAAATTATTACTTAAATTCAGATTCAAAAATATTCCCGGAAAATTATTTCGACTTGTCTGAAGATGAAAAATTAATTGTCTTATCAAAAGTAAAAGGAGATCTAAATCCGGCTGATTTTGAAAACGATATTACCAGACTAACTTTAGAATCTGTTCAGGCTATTAAAACGATTCAGGAGAACAATGGTGAATTTGGGGCAAATCGTTACATCATAAGTAATAATGAAAGTGCATTGAATGTAATGGAAACTTTTGCTATGATTCGCTTAAACAACTGGGGAAATCCAACTGTCGATATTATTCCGCTTTTTGAATCGGTTGATGATTTACAAAATGCACATTCAATAATGGAGCAGTTGTATACAAATCCGGAATATGCAGCGCATTTAAAATCCCGTGGTAATAAGCAGACTATAATGCTTGGTTTCTCAGACGGAACAAAGGATGGTGGGTATTTAATGGCAAACTGGAGTATTTATCAGGCAAAAATTGAACTTACACAAATATCCAGACAATACGGCATTCAGGCTATATTTTTTGACGGACGTGGAGGGCCTCCTGCACGTGGAGGTGGTAAAACACATAAATTCTATGCATCGCTAGGACCTAAAATCGAGAACAACGAAATTCAGATTACGGTTCAGGGACAAACGATTAGTTCTAATTTTGGAACTTTAGATTCCTGCCGTTACAATATCGAAAATTTATTGAGTGCCGGAGTAACAAATCAGGTTTTTGGTAAAGATAAAAATGAACTGAGTGCTGATGAAACTGCAATTTTGACTCAATTGGCTGGTTTAGGATATGAAAAATATTTAAGTTTTAAAAATCACCCTAAATTTATTCCGTATTTAGAAAAGATGAGTACTTTAAAATACTATTCTAAAACTAATATTGGAAGCCGTCCATCGAAAAGAAGTAAGTCGGAACAATTGGATTTTGCTGATTTAAGAGCAATTCCTTTTGTGGGTTCCTGGAGTCAATTGAAGCAAAATGTACCTGGTTTCTTTGGAGTAGGTACTGCTTTAAAGCATTTTGAAGACACTAACCAGTGGGATAAAGTAAATGATTTGTATCACAATTCATTATTTTTTAAAACACTTTTGGAGAATAGTATGATGTCATTGGCAAAATCATTTTTACCATTGACTGCTTATATGAAAAAAGACCCGGAATTCGGCGAATTCTGGCAGATTATTTATGATGAGTTCAAAGAAACAGAACGTCTTTTACTTAAAATAGCAGGTCATAAAACACTTATGGAAAATTATCCTGATGGTAAAGCGTCAATTCAAATAAGAGAACGTATTGTATTGCCTTTGTTAACAATACAGCAATATGCGCTGTTGAGAATTAATGAGTTGAATAAAGAAAAGGCAGTAGATCAGGATTTGATAAAAGTATATGAGAAAATCGTAACGCGCTCTCTTTTTGGAAATACAAATGCAAGTAGAAATTCGGCTTAA
- a CDS encoding M56 family metallopeptidase: MEAFFIYIAKSSGLILLFYFAYYFLLRKETFFNSNRWFLMTGLPTSLILPLLVYRKIVWIDPIPVSTVDYPQSFIPQTIPQESFEINWDYIFLFVYCIGFVALIIKFAADFYSLNSVLKGKKIQQQADFKFVDISENIAPFSYFDYIVYNSSMYTEAELENIIEHEKVHSDQNHTIDVLVSRVFCVLFWFNPVIWLYKKAILQNLEFIADNEAAKKISDKKAYQYTLLKITTHESCVAITNHFYQSLIKKRIVMLNKNQSKKRNSWKYYAILPALVAFVFLFQIKTIAQEKKETQEISKKPNSVHIYKIKKNTTDQELKEFTEQLKENHDVDVVISDVKRNTKNELTAIKVDIQKGTGEDQTIQIEGNEPIKSCGIVVTTEKGSKKINVITDGGMDKPIVVGDNLILDEKSSTKISTITTITPPAPPTPPSFPTGSMPQAPASDMSKMPKPPVPPTNPKDKVAMSKFEKEMAEFERKMEAFEPDMSAYEKQIEEIMSKREAIFEKEMEKYEIAMEKFYADMEKFTEDIQIKYGKDSKEYEINMKQFENNMKVFEKNMKLHEKEMKKMEKESQKS, from the coding sequence ATGGAAGCATTTTTCATTTATATCGCAAAATCATCCGGGTTGATTTTATTGTTTTATTTTGCCTATTATTTCTTATTACGCAAAGAAACTTTTTTTAACAGCAACAGATGGTTTTTAATGACTGGATTACCCACTTCACTAATTCTCCCTCTTTTAGTTTATAGAAAAATTGTATGGATTGATCCTATTCCTGTTTCAACAGTTGATTATCCACAAAGTTTTATCCCCCAAACTATTCCACAAGAATCATTTGAAATTAATTGGGATTACATATTTCTTTTTGTTTACTGCATTGGTTTTGTAGCACTCATAATAAAATTTGCTGCTGATTTCTATAGTTTAAATTCGGTCTTAAAGGGAAAAAAAATACAACAGCAGGCTGATTTTAAATTTGTTGATATATCTGAAAATATTGCTCCGTTCTCTTATTTTGATTACATCGTATACAACTCATCAATGTATACAGAAGCAGAATTAGAAAATATAATTGAGCATGAAAAAGTACACAGCGATCAAAATCACACTATTGATGTATTAGTTTCACGAGTGTTTTGTGTATTGTTTTGGTTCAACCCTGTCATTTGGTTATACAAAAAAGCCATTTTACAAAACCTCGAATTTATTGCCGATAACGAAGCTGCCAAAAAAATATCAGACAAAAAAGCGTATCAATATACACTTTTAAAAATAACAACACACGAAAGCTGTGTTGCGATCACCAATCATTTTTATCAATCATTAATCAAAAAACGAATTGTCATGTTAAACAAAAATCAATCAAAAAAAAGGAATTCATGGAAGTATTATGCAATACTGCCAGCTCTGGTAGCTTTTGTGTTTTTATTTCAAATTAAAACCATTGCACAAGAGAAAAAGGAAACCCAGGAAATTTCTAAAAAACCAAATTCTGTTCATATTTATAAAATTAAAAAAAATACAACCGATCAGGAATTAAAAGAATTTACTGAACAACTGAAAGAAAATCATGATGTAGATGTTGTGATATCTGATGTTAAAAGGAATACAAAAAATGAATTAACTGCTATTAAAGTTGATATTCAAAAAGGAACTGGTGAAGACCAAACCATTCAGATTGAAGGCAACGAACCAATTAAAAGCTGTGGAATTGTTGTTACAACAGAAAAAGGATCTAAAAAAATCAATGTCATTACGGATGGCGGTATGGACAAACCAATAGTTGTTGGTGACAATCTTATTTTGGATGAAAAAAGCAGTACCAAAATAAGTACAATAACGACCATAACACCACCTGCCCCACCTACTCCACCTTCATTTCCAACGGGATCAATGCCACAAGCTCCGGCATCAGATATGTCAAAAATGCCAAAACCTCCTGTTCCACCTACAAATCCAAAGGACAAAGTAGCTATGAGTAAGTTTGAAAAGGAAATGGCTGAATTTGAAAGAAAAATGGAAGCTTTTGAGCCAGACATGTCCGCTTATGAGAAACAAATCGAAGAAATCATGTCTAAACGTGAAGCTATTTTTGAAAAGGAAATGGAAAAATATGAAATCGCAATGGAAAAATTCTACGCTGACATGGAGAAATTTACCGAAGATATTCAAATAAAATATGGTAAAGATTCGAAGGAGTACGAAATAAATATGAAGCAATTTGAAAATAACATGAAGGTATTCGAGAAAAACATGAAACTTCACGAAAAAGAAATGAAAAAAATGGAGAAAGAAAGTCAAAAATCATAA
- a CDS encoding tRNA threonylcarbamoyladenosine dehydratase, which translates to MAEWTERAELLFTKEGLDNLQNSNVLVVGLGGVGSFAAEFLARAGVGNMTIVDGDVVDITNINRQLPALHSTVGEPKIKIVGDRLMDINPELKLTRVQEFLSPERAFEIVSPEFDYVLDCIDSITPKLNLIIAAKRKRVKIISSMGAGGKMLASKVKVSDISKTINCYFSKAIRKRLKAANINKLKVVFSSEIQNEKSLKLTDGKNFKKSFYGTNSYMPGLFGLHAAETVIRHLLKKE; encoded by the coding sequence ATGGCAGAGTGGACAGAAAGAGCCGAGCTTTTATTTACAAAAGAAGGATTAGATAACCTGCAGAATTCCAATGTTTTGGTTGTGGGTTTAGGAGGGGTAGGATCGTTTGCAGCTGAATTTTTGGCTAGAGCAGGAGTAGGCAATATGACTATAGTTGACGGAGATGTTGTTGATATTACAAATATAAACAGACAATTGCCTGCTTTGCATTCAACTGTTGGGGAACCAAAAATTAAAATTGTAGGTGATCGCCTGATGGATATTAATCCTGAGCTAAAATTAACACGAGTACAGGAATTTTTATCACCGGAACGTGCTTTTGAAATCGTTTCTCCTGAATTTGATTATGTTCTGGATTGCATTGACAGTATTACGCCGAAACTGAATTTGATTATTGCAGCGAAACGCAAAAGAGTAAAAATAATAAGCAGTATGGGGGCTGGCGGAAAAATGTTAGCTTCTAAAGTTAAAGTTTCTGATATTTCTAAAACTATTAATTGTTACTTTTCTAAAGCAATCCGTAAGCGATTAAAGGCTGCAAATATCAACAAATTGAAAGTTGTTTTTTCTTCAGAAATACAAAATGAAAAAAGCCTGAAATTAACCGACGGTAAAAATTTTAAAAAATCTTTCTACGGAACAAACAGTTATATGCCGGGATTGTTTGGACTTCACGCTGCTGAAACCGTAATACGTCACTTGCTTAAAAAAGAATAG
- a CDS encoding HAD family hydrolase, which yields MVKTVIFDMDGVIVDTEPVHRYAYYKQFSELNIEVSEEMYTSFTGFSTRNTFQALKTYFPALQHSVEDLIQRKRNIFNDAFDNKEDLYLLEGVEDLIKNLYANGIQLILASSASKVTIERVFTRFNLHQYFSAIVSGEDFPQSKPNPAIFLHAASLSVAPKENCIIIEDSKNGVKAAKGAGVFCVGYRSVNSEGQDLSEADMIINHFNELDAFKISQLSV from the coding sequence ATGGTTAAAACAGTAATTTTTGATATGGACGGTGTAATTGTCGATACAGAACCCGTTCATCGTTATGCTTATTACAAACAATTTTCAGAATTAAATATTGAAGTTTCCGAAGAAATGTACACTTCCTTCACAGGATTTTCAACACGAAATACGTTTCAGGCTTTAAAAACATATTTCCCGGCACTGCAACATAGTGTTGAGGATTTGATCCAAAGAAAAAGAAATATTTTTAATGATGCTTTTGATAACAAAGAAGATTTGTATTTATTAGAAGGTGTTGAGGATTTAATAAAAAATTTGTATGCTAACGGAATTCAGTTAATTTTAGCTTCATCCGCTTCAAAGGTAACTATTGAACGTGTTTTTACCCGATTTAATTTGCATCAGTATTTTTCTGCTATTGTGAGTGGTGAAGATTTTCCGCAATCCAAACCAAATCCGGCCATTTTCCTGCATGCTGCTTCCTTATCTGTTGCTCCAAAGGAAAATTGTATCATAATAGAAGACAGTAAAAATGGAGTAAAAGCAGCTAAAGGAGCAGGTGTTTTCTGTGTAGGGTATCGAAGTGTGAATTCAGAAGGACAGGATTTATCTGAAGCTGATATGATTATTAATCACTTTAATGAGTTAGATGCTTTCAAAATATCACAGTTAAGTGTTTGA
- a CDS encoding TatD family hydrolase, protein MKFFNLHTHQFTNNPDVLELVNQYPQDFDVSVPFYSIGIHPWYIVEARIDADLKIIEEKLKEFNCLAIGECGLDKRIEIPFEQQVSVFEQQLFLAEKYKKPVVIHCVAAYQEVISMKKKLNISVPMIIHGFSKNNQIANQLIKEGFYLSFGEFLLRNPDLKTVFQNIPNDRFFLETDTIEENIQDVYELASNYKGLKNQELQAVISNNYKDVFRINHSETKK, encoded by the coding sequence ATGAAATTTTTCAATCTTCATACACATCAGTTTACCAATAATCCTGATGTTTTAGAGTTGGTGAATCAATATCCTCAGGATTTTGATGTTTCAGTTCCGTTTTATTCTATTGGAATTCATCCATGGTACATTGTTGAAGCCAGAATTGATGCCGATTTAAAAATTATTGAAGAAAAATTAAAAGAATTTAATTGTCTGGCTATTGGTGAGTGCGGTCTGGATAAGCGAATTGAAATTCCGTTTGAGCAGCAGGTTAGTGTTTTTGAGCAGCAGTTGTTTTTAGCAGAAAAATATAAAAAGCCAGTAGTTATTCATTGTGTTGCAGCATATCAGGAAGTGATTTCAATGAAAAAAAAGTTGAATATTTCGGTTCCGATGATCATTCATGGTTTTTCAAAGAATAATCAGATTGCGAATCAGCTTATTAAGGAAGGATTTTATCTTTCGTTTGGGGAATTTTTATTACGAAATCCGGATTTAAAAACAGTTTTTCAAAATATACCAAATGATCGCTTTTTTTTGGAAACAGACACAATTGAAGAAAATATCCAAGATGTTTATGAATTAGCTTCAAATTATAAAGGATTAAAAAATCAAGAATTACAAGCTGTAATCTCAAATAATTATAAAGATGTGTTCAGAATCAATCATTCTGAAACGAAGAAGTAA
- a CDS encoding MDR family MFS transporter has product MLKNAFHHYINNFRGFRREIWILAIITFINRAGTMVLPFLSKYLKEDLHFTYNQVGWIMVAFGFGSMLGSWLGGKLSDKIGFYKIMIFSLFTTGISLFFIQYITSFFGLCIGMFCLMAIADMFRPAMFVSLGAYAKPENRTRALTLVRLAVNLGFAAGPALGGLIIMGIGYQGLFWVDGLSCIISISIFALLVKEKKKVIYEDKVENSAETKSVFKDRIFWVFLFVSFVTAMIFFQLFTTLPLYHNEKFGLTEFQTGLLMTLNGLLIFALEMPTVGFLERKASPKIKIIIWGSFIMSLSFFLLLINIWAGILVISMICISIGEILAFPFSNAFALSRAPRGHEGQYMALYTMSFSLAHIISSKVGFEIITRFGYQVNWFFMASIGIVATFCCLWIKNALILEKTS; this is encoded by the coding sequence ATGTTAAAAAACGCTTTTCACCATTACATCAACAATTTCAGAGGATTTAGAAGAGAAATATGGATACTTGCCATTATTACTTTTATTAATCGTGCAGGCACAATGGTATTGCCTTTTTTATCAAAATATTTAAAAGAAGACCTTCATTTTACCTATAATCAGGTTGGGTGGATTATGGTCGCATTCGGATTCGGATCAATGCTGGGATCCTGGCTAGGAGGAAAATTATCCGATAAAATAGGATTTTATAAAATCATGATATTTAGTTTATTTACAACTGGAATTTCTCTATTTTTTATTCAATATATTACAAGCTTTTTCGGACTTTGTATAGGGATGTTTTGTTTAATGGCTATTGCAGATATGTTTAGACCTGCCATGTTTGTTTCACTAGGTGCCTATGCTAAACCCGAAAACAGGACAAGAGCTTTAACATTAGTTCGCTTAGCAGTAAATTTAGGTTTTGCTGCCGGTCCTGCTTTAGGAGGTCTGATTATCATGGGAATAGGATATCAGGGGCTTTTTTGGGTTGACGGACTTTCCTGTATCATTTCGATTTCAATCTTTGCTTTACTTGTAAAAGAAAAGAAAAAAGTGATATATGAAGATAAAGTTGAAAATTCGGCAGAAACAAAATCGGTTTTTAAAGACAGGATATTTTGGGTTTTCTTATTTGTGAGTTTTGTTACTGCTATGATCTTTTTCCAGCTTTTTACTACCTTACCACTATATCACAATGAGAAATTTGGTCTGACAGAATTTCAAACCGGTCTTTTAATGACCTTAAATGGCTTGCTGATTTTTGCATTAGAAATGCCTACTGTCGGATTTTTAGAAAGAAAAGCTTCACCAAAAATAAAAATCATTATATGGGGGTCTTTTATTATGTCACTAAGTTTTTTTCTATTATTAATTAACATTTGGGCAGGAATCCTCGTGATTAGCATGATTTGTATTTCGATAGGAGAAATCCTTGCTTTTCCTTTTTCTAATGCCTTCGCATTAAGTCGTGCTCCCCGAGGTCATGAAGGACAATATATGGCACTTTATACCATGAGTTTTAGTTTAGCTCATATCATCAGTTCAAAAGTGGGTTTTGAAATTATTACACGATTTGGATATCAGGTTAACTGGTTTTTCATGGCCAGTATTGGTATTGTCGCCACATTTTGCTGTTTATGGATTAAGAATGCCCTTATTTTAGAGAAAACTTCATAA
- a CDS encoding SsrA-binding protein, with protein MFKILAKINKLLLPSFTKQGLDLAKAKKWQLAIIGYRAYVTKRALN; from the coding sequence ATGTTTAAAATATTAGCAAAAATAAACAAACTTCTTCTGCCTAGTTTTACAAAACAAGGTTTAGATTTAGCCAAAGCTAAAAAATGGCAATTAGCAATTATTGGTTATCGCGCATATGTTACAAAACGTGCTTTAAATTAA
- a CDS encoding DUF1684 domain-containing protein: protein MKNSVLILLLVFNWTYSQVKFNKNNAEKFQKTINAEYADAKTSPLMANDLKTFKSLDFYPISSKYFVNAKLVKAKNEKAFEMKTSTSRKPKYIKYGTVFFTIDGVALQLNVYQDVELSKSDKYKNYLFLPFSDLTCGKESYIGGRYIDLEVPKGNTIEIDFNQSYNPYCAYNHKYSCPIVPLENDLNIAIKAGLKTFH, encoded by the coding sequence ATGAAAAATAGTGTACTTATTTTATTATTGGTATTTAATTGGACTTATAGTCAGGTTAAATTCAATAAAAATAATGCTGAAAAATTTCAGAAAACTATTAATGCGGAATATGCAGATGCGAAAACTAGCCCATTAATGGCTAATGATTTGAAAACATTTAAATCACTTGACTTTTATCCTATAAGCAGTAAATATTTTGTGAACGCAAAATTGGTAAAAGCTAAAAATGAAAAAGCATTTGAAATGAAAACATCAACTTCAAGAAAACCGAAATACATTAAATATGGAACGGTTTTCTTTACAATTGATGGAGTTGCATTACAATTAAATGTTTATCAGGATGTGGAACTCTCGAAATCAGATAAGTATAAAAATTATTTGTTTTTACCTTTTTCAGATTTAACATGTGGAAAAGAGAGTTACATTGGAGGAAGATATATTGACCTGGAAGTTCCAAAAGGAAATACGATTGAAATCGACTTTAATCAATCTTATAATCCTTATTGTGCTTATAATCATAAATATTCATGCCCAATTGTTCCATTGGAAAATGATTTAAATATTGCCATTAAGGCTGGTTTAAAAACGTTTCATTAA
- a CDS encoding DUF2911 domain-containing protein, with protein sequence MKKLLIALAVILAPLATEAQIRTPQASPKGYIKQTVGLTDVEVTYSRPGARGRAVFGNLVPFGKLWRTGANENTIINFGDDVVIDGKTLKKGKYAIYTIPKIESWEVIFYLSTDNWGLPENWSDAYVALRTTVKEDALPTPVETFTIGINNLDQNSGYLEIAWENSHIALKFEVPTAKLATASIQKTLAGPTWNDYYAASQYLFQSNGNMILAREYVDKALELSTDKPYYLTRLKSLIQARQGDKAGAVETAKISLASAEAANNQDYVKMNKDSISEWSR encoded by the coding sequence ATGAAAAAACTACTTATTGCTTTAGCCGTTATTTTAGCGCCTCTTGCTACAGAAGCACAAATAAGAACACCTCAGGCTAGTCCAAAAGGGTATATTAAACAAACCGTTGGATTAACAGATGTTGAAGTTACCTATTCAAGACCAGGTGCCAGAGGCAGGGCTGTTTTTGGTAATCTGGTTCCGTTTGGAAAATTATGGAGAACAGGTGCAAATGAAAATACAATAATCAATTTTGGTGATGACGTTGTTATTGATGGTAAGACATTAAAAAAAGGAAAATATGCAATTTATACTATTCCAAAAATAGAAAGCTGGGAAGTAATTTTTTACCTTTCTACAGACAACTGGGGATTGCCTGAAAATTGGAGCGACGCTTATGTGGCGCTAAGAACAACTGTTAAAGAAGATGCATTGCCAACTCCTGTTGAAACTTTTACTATAGGAATTAATAATCTGGATCAAAATTCAGGATATTTGGAAATAGCATGGGAAAACTCTCATATAGCCTTGAAATTTGAAGTTCCTACTGCCAAATTAGCTACAGCGAGTATTCAAAAAACTTTGGCCGGCCCAACATGGAATGATTATTATGCTGCATCCCAATATTTATTCCAGTCAAATGGCAATATGATTCTTGCAAGAGAATATGTAGATAAAGCATTAGAATTGAGCACTGATAAACCATATTATCTTACAAGATTAAAATCATTAATTCAGGCTAGACAAGGTGATAAAGCGGGAGCAGTTGAAACAGCAAAAATTTCTTTAGCATCTGCAGAAGCGGCGAATAATCAGGATTATGTAAAAATGAACAAGGATAGTATTTCAGAATGGAGTAGATAA